A genomic region of Acipenser ruthenus chromosome 9, fAciRut3.2 maternal haplotype, whole genome shotgun sequence contains the following coding sequences:
- the LOC117405899 gene encoding ras-related protein Rab-39B-like, giving the protein MEAIWIYQFRLIIIGDSTVGKSCLLRRFTEGKFADFSDPTVGVDFFARLVEIEPGKRIKLQLWDTAGQERFRSITRSYYRNSVGGLLVFDLTNRRSFQQVKNWLDEAKMHVQPFQIVLMLVGHKCDLGLQRQVTREEAEKLALACGMKYIEASAKDAINVEESFTILTRDIYELVKRGEINIQENWEGVKSGFIPNVVHSSEEAVKPGRRCPC; this is encoded by the exons ATGGAAGCAATTTGGATATATCAGTTCAGGCTGATAATCATTGGGGACTCGACAGTGGGGAAGTCGTGTTTACTGCGTCGCTTTACTGAAGGGAAATTTGCAGATTTCTCAGACCCCACGGTCGGTGTGGATTTCTTTGCCCGGCTGGTAGAGATTGAACCAGGGAAACGAATCAAACTACAGCTCTGGGATACCGCGGGCCAGGAGAGATTCAG GTCGATAACACGCTCCTACTACCGTAACTCAGTCGGTGGGCTGTTGGTGTTTGACCTAACCAACCGCAGGTCTTTTCAGCAAGTAAAGAATTGGTTAGATGAAGCCAAGATGCACGTGCAACCTTTCCAAATCGTGCTCATGTTGGTAGGGCATAAATGTGACCTTGGTCTCCAGCGTCAAGTGACGAGGGAAGAAGCTGAAAAGCTGGCCTTGGCCTGTGGTATGAAATACATTGAGGCTTCCGCCAAAGACGCCATCAATGTAGAGGAGTCTTTCACCATTCTCACCAGAGATATCTATGAGCTGGTGAAGAGAGGTGAGATAAATATTCAAGAAAACTGGGAGGGAGTGAAGAGTGGCTTCATTCCAAATGTTGTCCATTCTTCAGAAGAGGCTGTGAAACCTGGACGGCGATGCCCTTGTTAA